CCCACCTCCACCCGCTCTCCGTCGTGACGGATCACCCGGGTATCGAAGGTCTGGGCCCTGCCTCCGGCTGCCGCCAGAAACCGCATATTCACATGCTCCAGCTCATCCTCTTCAATAATCTCACTGTAACTGGAATGCATCAGGGTCTCTCTGCTGTATCCGGTCAGCTGCTCCAGACTGGCATTCATTGACTGAATGTATCCCTGGAGATCCATGGCACTGATGGCAGACGGATTGTATTCGAAAAGCGACTTGTAGCGGTTCTCGCTCTCACGCAGCTGCTCCTCCATCCGCTCGCGCTCAGTCACATCCTGCACCATACCGCGGATCTGTTGAACCTTGCCGGAGGCGTCCAGAATCACTTCCCAGTGTGCGTAGAGAGACTTACGATCCTCACTGCCCTTTACTCTGAAAATTGCCTCGCCCTTAGCCCCGGACTTCAGCGTATAATGCAGCTCTTCGCGCAATCTGTCCAGGTCCTCCGGCACTACACAGTCAAGCAACTGAGTATAATGGACCACGGTATGATTTCCGCAATTCCCGCCTAATTCAAAGATAGCCATCAGCTGGCCGGAGACGATCAGCTGCTCATATACGGAATTCCACTCCCAGGAGCCCATTTGTCCAAGCTCCTGCGCGGCAGCCAGCATATCTTCAACCTTCTTCCGCTCGGTAATGTCACGGGCAATCGTCAGGATCTGCCGTACTTCACCTTCACGGTTCCGCACCACCTGAAAGGAGCTTTGGGTCCAAAGATAATGGCCGTCCTTATGCCTGACTCTGCGTGTGAAGGTATCATTGTCAGAGTAGAGCTTACCCGGTCCGGCCATTTCCAGCGCATCCGCTTCATGGTAAAAATCCGTTTTGTTGCGGCCGATCATGTCGCTGGGCGGATAACCCAGCAGCGCTTCGACCGACGGGGAGACGTAGCGCAGCGTCCCGTCGGGACCGGCGAATGAAATCATATCCGGGGTGTGTTCCGTAACCAGCTCGTAGAGCTGGTGGTCCTCCTCTATCTTCTTCTCCGCCAGCTTACGCGCGGTGATATCAGTCATCTCTGCAACCAGATGGGAGGGACTTCCGCTCTGTTCATCAATGATCAGAAAAAGATGCAGGGCAACCCAGAGCATCTCACCATTCTTATGTACGAACCGCTTTTCGGTATCTACAGCCATATCGGGTCTGCTTATTAAGTCATTCATAATCTGCCCGTGATCCAGGGTATCCCCTTCACCCGGATAGACGATATCCTGGTAACGCAGCTCCTTGAGTTCGGTCTCGGTGTATCCAAACATCCCGCAAAGCGCAGGGTTGGCCATGAGCATAGTTCCATCCGTAATGGATACTGCCGCATATCCTATTGAGGACCGCATGTACAAGTGCTTAAATAGTGTGTCGGACAAAGCTGGAGCCTCCTCTGAGAAAATGGGGGACATAATTTAGTAACATTATACCTTTTTTTCGGAATTTATGCTCCAGACCTAAAGTCCCGCTAATGAAGATACTCCGGGCAAGCTTGCCGCTGGAAACGGTGCATATTCACACACAAAAACCCCACAAAGTGGGGCTTTAGCGCAGGTGATGACTCAGGTGCTTTGAGGGGACCCCAAAACATATACATTCTTATATTTTCAAAAAACCGCCCTGGTCACTTGCATGACATCAAGGCGGTACAGGTTAGTCCAGTCTCCTGCGCGGCAGCCAGAAGGCACAGAAGAGTACCAGTGTCAGCGATAGACCGGCAAGCAGCCACTTGCCGTTATCCCCTGGCTCCTTAAGCTGGCCGAACAGGTAAAAGGGCCCAGTCAGTTTGCCTTTAGTGGTGAAATCCAGCAGATACCAGGAGAATCCGGCAATATATCCAGCTGAGAGGTTACCGGCCAGAAGAGTGGCCGTCAGACCGGCTGACCCCATCACAATGGCGGTGATTGCCGTCCCTCCCACCATCGGCCATAACTCAAAATCCGCGCCGTGTCCATGTATCCAGGTGAACAAAGCAGCAACAGCAAGGAAGATATAGAGAGCGGTAAGCAGCCAGCGGAACAGAAATAACGGAAGATGACGCACCCGTTTGGCATAAAGCACCTCCTGGATACCGCCATCCTCCAGCAGACCCAGATGCGGATAGACTATCAGTCCCAGCAGGCTGACGAGGAATTCTCCCAGCTTCGCAGCCTGGAGCCTGTCCATTAATACAGGGTCTATGAATACCGGTACGGCTGCCAAAAGTACCGCTGACAACAACCAGGAATAATGCACTGTCAGCTTGAGGTTGTAACGGGCGAGCGGCGCGATGATCTGCCGGCTCATCTCAGTGCTCCGGATGCGGGCGCCGCCGGAGTCCGCTTCGTCTTTCTCCTGCCAAGTGACTGGGCAGAATCCAGACGGCTGCGGTTTCGCTCCCAGAGCCAGGCTGCCCCCGCGGTCAGAAGAATGGCCAGCAGCAGGTAGAAGCTGCGGTTAAGGGCAATCTCATCTGCCCAGCCGCGGTACAGGTTATAGTCATTAGGTGAATTAAAGCGGATGAACAGCCGATTCAGCCCATAGGAGCCCATGAGCGGCAGTACGGATACGAACCACCAGATGATCTGCAAGGCGATAGGCACAATGCCCCGGCGGAACAGCATGGAGCCGAACATCCCGAAGGCTACCGAGATCCATAGGGTGGGCAGCAGCCACCAGGCCGTATAGCTGAGAAAGGTCCTTATGGCCTGCCCCGTCTGAGCTGTAAGTCCAAGCGTATCCACCGTCTGCCAGCCCCCGATGACAGCCAGAATGAGGTAGACCAGAGAGAGCATAATCCCTTGGGCGATAAACTTGGACCCGACATACACCCACGGGGAGACCCTGCGGCTGTAGATCAGTTCATTCATCCGGCTGGAGCGGTCCCGCAGCAGCAGGAAGGCGGACAGAAAGACTGGGAAGATCCCTGCGGGCAACGACAGATAATCACTGAAATAGCGGGCGGCTCCGGGAAGCAGCTCTCCACCGTCTACCTTAGCATTGTACTCCGCAAGCTGCGCTTCCTGCGCCTTCATTGCTTCGTCTATAGACGTTGTAGCATAACCGTAGTTACTCAACCCTTGCTGATACATACTGCTTCCGCCCAATTCGCTGTTCAATGCCTCAGCGATCTGGTACACCTCATCCATGGTATATTGGCCGGGGTCCTTCAGGACTTTATCCAGCTGCGAGATGGCAGCAGTTAAGGCGGCCTTCTCTCCGGCATCCAGCCCTATCTCCATCGGGAATCCCAGCCTCAGCTTCTCACCCGCTCCATCATTCAGATCCCACTGCATATGAATCTTCATCTGTTCAGCCAAGCTGCGGGTATCCCACGGAACCGCCCAGCCGTAATAAGGCTGTTCCGCAGTCCCCATATTCTGCGGCGTACTTATTACAGGAGGACCGAGTTCTCCCCAAGTCTCCTCCGTAGCATAAGAAGTGAAATAGAAGAATACGCTGGCAATTACAAACAGATAGAACACCAGACTGCGCAGCGTCATGCGCATCTCCTTGCCGATCAATGCCATCATACGCAGGATTCCTCCCTGCGCATCAGGTGCAGGTACGCATCTTCAATCGATGGCGCGGCTTGCTGTGCCCCTGCGTACGGCTGCTCCTCCGCCAGTACCCGGACCCGCATGCCTGCACCCTCCGGCACGGCAGACAGTACCGGGAAGCGGTCGCGGTCCCGCTCCCACTGCGCCCGGTCCAGCTCAGCGATCCAGACACGTCCGGCCGCAGCGGCGGTAAGATCGCCTATTCTGCCGTGATACCGCAGACTCCCCTTCTGCAGTACAGTCATTTGCTCGCAGGTGGACTCCACATCTTCAACGACATGCGTGGACAGGAGGACAATCCGCCCTTCCGCGAACCGTCCCAGCAGCCGCCGGAAGCGGATGCGCTCCTCAGGGTCCAGCCCCGCTGTCGGCTCATCGACAATCAGCAGCTTCGGCTCATGCACCATGGCCTGGGCCACGCCCAGCCGCCGCTTCATGCCGCCGGACAGCGCCTTGACCTTGGTCCGGCGCTGCTCCGTAAGGTTCACTTGCTCCAGCAGATCATCTATTCTCCGCTTCCGCCCGGAACGGCCGCCTATCCCGGACAGCAGCGCAAGATAATCCATAGCCTCATAGACGGTCATTCCGGGATAGAAGGCGAACTCCTGCGGCAGATAACCGACCAGCTCGCGTACCCGGGCTTTATCCTGCAAGGGAACCCCGCCTATCTCTACTGTTCCTGAACTGGGCGTCAGCAGAGTGGCTAGCAGCCGCATCAGCGTAGTTTTGCCTGCCCCGTTCGGCCCCAGCAGGCCGTGAATGCCCTCGCCTACCCGAAAGCTGATATCCTGCAGGGCTGCCTTGCTTCCGTAAGTCTTGGTCAAATGATTAATGATTAGCTCCATTTCATCTCTCTCCCTTTCCTGCAACTCCCGTTCAACTGTCGTTCTCCAGACTCCACAGCAATTCCAGCTTTTCGATCAACAGACCTGCTGTAATCAGAAGGAGCGACAGCTCAACACACAGCCACTGATCCACCTTACCGATCCAAATCATTAGGGCGAATACAGCTGTAACGATTGTGATGCCTGAGACTGTAAGAATTTGGCGTCTGGCCAGCACCTTGCGGTTATGCAGTACTCTCTGTGCTTCACGCTTGTCGTATTCCAGCAGACGGGCCTTGCGGTAGACCTCATCCAGAAATAGCCGCTCCTGTTCCGTTGACTTCACAATCCCACTCCTCCTTCTCATAGATCTGCCTCAGCTTCTTGCGTGCCCGGTGCAGCAGGACCTTGAAGCTCACTTGATTCCGGCCCATCACTGCGGCCGCCTGTTCATAAGACATCTGTCCCACATCCACCAGATACACTGCCTGCCCGTAGTCCGGCTTCATCTGATGCAATCTTCTGCGCCATTCCACATCCTCTTCCCGGATGATGGCCAGCCGTTCAGGATTCCCCTCATCCGGGTTATGTACGCTGCTGCTCTCCGCCGTATACGGCAAGCTCTGCTGCCTTGCACGCTTACGGACCGAGTCTATGCTCTTGTTGCGGAGAATGGTGAACAGATAGGTTTTGAAGGATGCCCGGTAATCATATTTCTCCGGGTACACCAGCAGATAGGCGAAGCAGTCCTGCGCCAGA
The window above is part of the Paenibacillus sp. FSL H8-0048 genome. Proteins encoded here:
- a CDS encoding RNA polymerase sigma factor, whose protein sequence is MDQVTAGEAAASQLDEEAVLIRFTEGSLEAFEWLVRQYREPAVRFAYHLTGDYHTAEDLAQDCFAYLLVYPEKYDYRASFKTYLFTILRNKSIDSVRKRARQQSLPYTAESSSVHNPDEGNPERLAIIREEDVEWRRRLHQMKPDYGQAVYLVDVGQMSYEQAAAVMGRNQVSFKVLLHRARKKLRQIYEKEEWDCEVNGTGAAISG
- a CDS encoding ABC transporter permease, whose translation is MMALIGKEMRMTLRSLVFYLFVIASVFFYFTSYATEETWGELGPPVISTPQNMGTAEQPYYGWAVPWDTRSLAEQMKIHMQWDLNDGAGEKLRLGFPMEIGLDAGEKAALTAAISQLDKVLKDPGQYTMDEVYQIAEALNSELGGSSMYQQGLSNYGYATTSIDEAMKAQEAQLAEYNAKVDGGELLPGAARYFSDYLSLPAGIFPVFLSAFLLLRDRSSRMNELIYSRRVSPWVYVGSKFIAQGIMLSLVYLILAVIGGWQTVDTLGLTAQTGQAIRTFLSYTAWWLLPTLWISVAFGMFGSMLFRRGIVPIALQIIWWFVSVLPLMGSYGLNRLFIRFNSPNDYNLYRGWADEIALNRSFYLLLAILLTAGAAWLWERNRSRLDSAQSLGRRKTKRTPAAPASGALR
- a CDS encoding ABC transporter ATP-binding protein; its protein translation is MELIINHLTKTYGSKAALQDISFRVGEGIHGLLGPNGAGKTTLMRLLATLLTPSSGTVEIGGVPLQDKARVRELVGYLPQEFAFYPGMTVYEAMDYLALLSGIGGRSGRKRRIDDLLEQVNLTEQRRTKVKALSGGMKRRLGVAQAMVHEPKLLIVDEPTAGLDPEERIRFRRLLGRFAEGRIVLLSTHVVEDVESTCEQMTVLQKGSLRYHGRIGDLTAAAAGRVWIAELDRAQWERDRDRFPVLSAVPEGAGMRVRVLAEEQPYAGAQQAAPSIEDAYLHLMRREESCV